From a region of the Hymenobacter jejuensis genome:
- a CDS encoding VWA domain-containing protein, which produces MLRKLLLPALLLLAPLLQNCETSSDETAPASGGAMYSAAPCPSCGGTTGSSAPGGTGSPAPGGSQATAGVLTAGEWNDLANWSFWQGLQKNTEWEGYQNKWGLYTAAHYSVTLTDESGLPLSDARVIASTSPTGTPLYETRTNQEGQADLFPVLFQKEAEPPCFLRVEYQNQSFDLGAASVGQAEKHQLPVQSTALSAVDLMFVVDATGSMTDEINYLKAELRDVIARAHAQLPSAQLRMSSVFYRDKQDEYLTRVQPFSNDVDALLNFVNAQRADGGGDFPEAVEIALQEALKQSWSSSARCRLLFLVLDAPPHDEAKVQMQELMQKAAKQGVRIIPVVASGIDRNTEFLMRATAIATNGTYVFLTNHSGIGDSHLEPTIGSYQVEFLNDLLVRLILKYSKS; this is translated from the coding sequence ATGCTGCGAAAATTACTCTTACCGGCGCTGCTTTTGCTAGCACCGCTTTTGCAAAACTGCGAAACCAGTTCGGACGAAACTGCGCCGGCTTCTGGCGGCGCAATGTATTCGGCCGCGCCATGCCCAAGTTGTGGGGGCACCACTGGTTCGTCGGCGCCCGGCGGCACGGGCTCACCAGCACCAGGCGGCTCGCAGGCGACCGCGGGCGTGCTGACGGCCGGCGAATGGAACGACTTGGCAAACTGGAGTTTCTGGCAAGGCCTCCAGAAGAACACGGAGTGGGAGGGCTACCAGAACAAGTGGGGCCTGTATACGGCGGCGCATTACAGCGTCACGCTCACGGATGAGTCCGGCTTGCCTCTGTCCGACGCGCGCGTGATTGCTAGCACTTCGCCTACCGGAACGCCTTTGTATGAAACGCGCACCAATCAGGAAGGACAAGCCGACTTGTTTCCGGTGTTGTTCCAGAAGGAAGCCGAGCCACCTTGTTTTCTGCGGGTTGAATACCAAAACCAGAGCTTCGATTTGGGCGCGGCCTCGGTCGGGCAAGCGGAAAAGCACCAACTGCCCGTGCAAAGCACTGCGCTGTCGGCCGTGGACCTGATGTTTGTAGTGGATGCTACCGGCTCGATGACCGACGAAATTAATTACCTGAAAGCCGAGCTGCGCGATGTTATTGCGCGGGCACACGCCCAATTGCCTAGCGCTCAGCTCCGCATGAGCAGCGTGTTTTACCGCGATAAGCAGGACGAGTACCTAACGCGGGTGCAACCCTTCAGCAACGACGTGGACGCCCTGCTGAACTTCGTAAATGCGCAACGCGCCGATGGCGGCGGCGACTTCCCCGAAGCTGTGGAAATTGCCTTGCAGGAAGCCCTAAAACAGTCGTGGAGTAGTTCGGCCCGCTGCCGGTTGCTGTTTCTGGTGCTCGATGCGCCGCCACACGACGAGGCCAAGGTGCAAATGCAAGAGCTTATGCAAAAGGCTGCTAAACAAGGTGTTAGAATTATTCCCGTGGTCGCCAGCGGCATCGACCGCAACACCGAATTTCTCATGCGCGCCACAGCGATAGCCACCAACGGCACCTATGTATTCCTGACTAACCACAGCGGCATTGGCGATTCGCACCTCGAGCCGACAATCGGCAGCTACCAGGTAGAATTTCTGAACGACCTGCTTGTGCGTCTGATACTTAAGTACAGCAAATCCTGA
- a CDS encoding cyanophycinase has translation MPTKKKSADPLTNTHCPQPKGTLIAIGGHEEKERTQQDDGKSQTDEMANDAILRRFVDELRKKDLVVVIPTASSEPEEAAQDYVNVFTDLGVKRVEVLNIKTRNEAESMECIGLIKEADGFMFTGGDQLRLTALLGGTAMLMCLKQRYANERIVIAGTSAGATAMSTPMVYQGRDDAGIRKGEIHITTGLQFMHDVAIDTHFVARGRIVRMAQIISTNPGCLGLGLEEDTGVVVTEGRELEVIGSGIVVIVDGTHSTYTNIHEIAPETPFTIRDLRVHLLSCGERYTLPIQEQLYL, from the coding sequence ATGCCAACCAAAAAGAAAAGTGCCGATCCCCTCACCAACACGCACTGTCCGCAGCCCAAGGGCACGCTGATTGCCATTGGCGGACACGAAGAAAAAGAACGCACCCAACAAGACGACGGCAAGAGCCAGACCGACGAAATGGCGAACGACGCCATTCTGCGCCGCTTCGTCGACGAGCTGCGAAAAAAGGATCTGGTGGTCGTCATTCCTACGGCTTCCAGCGAACCGGAAGAAGCAGCCCAAGACTACGTGAACGTATTCACCGACCTGGGCGTGAAGCGCGTAGAAGTGCTTAACATCAAGACGCGCAACGAAGCCGAAAGCATGGAATGCATCGGCCTGATCAAGGAAGCCGACGGCTTTATGTTTACGGGCGGCGACCAGCTGCGGCTAACGGCGCTGCTGGGCGGCACAGCCATGCTGATGTGCCTGAAGCAGCGCTACGCCAACGAGCGCATCGTGATTGCGGGCACCAGCGCCGGTGCCACGGCCATGTCGACGCCGATGGTGTACCAAGGCCGCGACGATGCCGGCATTCGGAAAGGCGAAATTCACATCACCACGGGTTTGCAGTTTATGCACGACGTGGCCATCGATACGCATTTTGTGGCCCGCGGCCGCATCGTGCGCATGGCCCAGATCATTTCTACCAATCCCGGCTGTTTGGGCCTGGGGCTGGAAGAAGATACCGGCGTCGTCGTGACGGAAGGGCGCGAGCTGGAAGTCATTGGCAGCGGCATCGTTGTCATCGTCGATGGCACGCACAGCACCTACACCAACATCCACGAAATCGCGCCGGAAACTCCCTTCACCATCCGCGATCTGCGGGTGCACCTGCTCAGTTGCGGCGAGCGCTACACGCTTCCCATTCAGGAGCAGCTATACCTGTAG
- a CDS encoding FAD-dependent oxidoreductase, which produces MSKSLTPNQSSGTTPTSWFATAPSLPVFGALEKDMSADVVVIGAGIAGLTTAYLLGREGKKVIVLEDGEIASGESGRTTAHLSNALDDRYTTLEELFGKEGAKLAAESHGAAIDQIEKIVLEEKIDCDFTRLDGYLFLPQNGTEKELVDEREAAHRAGLTDVHLMPDAGVIGFETGPCLVFPNQGQFHILKYLSGLAEAIGRQGGQIFTCTHATEVHGGSPARVTTAKGHEVTAKAVVVATNTPFNDRVVMHTKQGPYRTYVVAAKVPKGSVTKALYWDTADPYHYIRVQEVAEGPRGGQTDYDLLIVGGEDHKTGQEDNPEERLRCLEEWARAHFKAIKSIEYRWSGQVMEPVDGLAYAGRNPLDDDNVYIVTGDSGHGMTHGTLGPMIITDLIQGRSNPWAKLYDPGRVTVKPESAKEFIRENLNVASEYTDLLTSGDVSKEEEIEPGTGAVLRRGITKVAVYRDEKGATHECSAICPHLGCVVHWNKLETSWDCPCHGSRFDAFGKLLNGPANSDLAPVK; this is translated from the coding sequence ATGTCCAAAAGCCTCACGCCCAACCAGTCTTCAGGTACCACCCCAACGTCGTGGTTTGCTACCGCACCCAGCCTTCCGGTTTTCGGGGCATTGGAGAAAGATATGTCGGCCGACGTAGTCGTAATCGGGGCCGGTATCGCGGGCCTGACCACAGCTTATTTGCTTGGGCGCGAGGGCAAAAAAGTGATTGTGCTGGAAGATGGGGAGATAGCCAGCGGCGAAAGCGGCCGCACCACGGCCCACCTGTCCAACGCCCTCGACGACCGCTACACCACGCTCGAAGAGCTGTTTGGGAAAGAAGGCGCAAAACTGGCGGCCGAAAGCCACGGCGCAGCCATCGACCAGATCGAAAAGATTGTGCTGGAGGAAAAAATCGACTGTGACTTCACGCGCCTCGACGGCTACTTGTTTTTGCCTCAAAACGGTACCGAGAAAGAGCTGGTCGACGAGCGAGAAGCCGCCCACCGCGCCGGCCTCACCGATGTGCACCTAATGCCCGATGCCGGCGTGATTGGATTTGAAACCGGCCCTTGCTTGGTATTCCCGAACCAGGGCCAATTTCATATCCTCAAGTACCTGAGCGGGTTAGCAGAGGCTATTGGGCGGCAAGGCGGCCAGATTTTTACCTGCACGCACGCCACCGAAGTGCACGGTGGCAGCCCGGCGCGCGTCACGACGGCCAAGGGCCATGAAGTAACGGCCAAAGCCGTTGTGGTGGCCACGAACACACCGTTCAACGACCGCGTTGTCATGCATACCAAGCAGGGGCCTTACCGCACCTATGTGGTCGCGGCGAAGGTGCCGAAAGGCTCGGTTACCAAAGCCCTGTACTGGGACACGGCCGATCCGTATCACTACATCCGGGTGCAGGAAGTGGCGGAGGGCCCGCGCGGCGGCCAAACCGATTACGACCTGCTCATTGTGGGCGGCGAAGACCACAAAACCGGGCAGGAAGACAACCCCGAAGAGCGCCTGCGGTGCCTGGAAGAATGGGCGCGCGCGCATTTTAAGGCCATCAAAAGCATTGAGTACCGCTGGTCGGGGCAGGTGATGGAACCCGTTGACGGTCTGGCGTATGCGGGCCGCAACCCCCTAGACGATGACAACGTGTATATCGTCACCGGCGACTCGGGCCACGGCATGACGCACGGTACTTTGGGGCCCATGATCATCACCGATCTCATCCAGGGGCGGTCCAATCCGTGGGCGAAGCTCTATGATCCGGGCCGGGTCACGGTAAAGCCCGAATCGGCCAAGGAATTCATCCGTGAAAACCTCAACGTGGCCAGCGAATACACCGATTTGCTTACCAGCGGCGATGTGTCGAAGGAAGAGGAAATCGAGCCGGGTACCGGTGCGGTACTGCGGCGCGGCATCACGAAAGTAGCCGTGTACCGCGACGAAAAGGGCGCTACCCACGAGTGCTCCGCCATTTGTCCGCACTTGGGCTGCGTGGTGCATTGGAACAAGCTGGAAACCAGCTGGGACTGCCCTTGCCACGGCTCGCGCTTCGATGCTTTCGGCAAGCTGCTCAATGGGCCGGCTAACTCAGATTTAGCGCCTGTTAAGTAA
- a CDS encoding RidA family protein codes for MATDETATHFHSSRAPEPVGLYPHARRVGNLLFLSGVGPRQRGQKQVPGVALNADGSIQSYNFEQQCHAVFQNVRYILEEAGARWEDLVDVTVFLTNMKDDFPTYNRLYAEYFQRNQPCRTTVEVNCLPTPIAIELKCIAALSA; via the coding sequence ATGGCAACTGACGAAACGGCAACCCACTTTCATTCTTCCCGCGCTCCCGAACCGGTGGGGCTGTATCCGCACGCCCGGCGCGTGGGCAATCTGTTGTTCTTGTCGGGGGTGGGGCCGCGCCAACGGGGCCAGAAACAAGTGCCCGGCGTAGCGCTGAACGCCGATGGCAGCATCCAAAGCTATAACTTCGAGCAGCAGTGCCACGCCGTGTTTCAGAATGTGCGCTACATTCTGGAAGAAGCAGGCGCCCGTTGGGAAGATCTGGTGGATGTGACTGTCTTTCTGACGAATATGAAAGACGACTTTCCCACGTACAATCGGCTCTACGCCGAGTATTTCCAACGCAATCAGCCGTGCCGCACCACCGTGGAGGTCAACTGCCTGCCCACGCCCATTGCCATCGAGCTAAAGTGCATTGCGGCGCTAAGCGCCTAG
- a CDS encoding diadenylate cyclase produces MLTPLPLLSAPPVAPTLPFLVTEQVIWPYQTRFQQAAHAIAVSLFDALDDDLQPSVLLLGIPVEAHDHAEPPAVCLEPADCGLDFSHFGNVLARGKELQRLQLWTPTWDRDQIPEEVLHRRLHSLGLRLAVQEVLDTLDAPKGKILSFAGWPIQVGSYYVVTVLRLYRKVLKAHNSLQPNRYYTNGKPLASSLLVAAAARFHEECMKSLTEPEPGSGLMLRPRETDELIRAAGKLFMDTPAQALGMDPATAKLFATCNTISSLRYEGAEGVGKLILARRRHPNLEEVFALTCPTPLTDYRAVRKLLEMTTADVSLLADGENVYALGRQIGSYDPAREDLFVVNFINHYAWEFQHDSKVLMRAVYGLPSLSRARLNRTKFRKDLRTTFNLTDPAKVERLWDVMVEASRQPHGTLVVVTTEALAEADRLKLQCTLIEPVPLTPLITRLVTSIDGAVLVDPESYCYSIGVILDGKASGRGTSTRGARYNSAIRYVESSPYPCMAIVVSEDGLVDVITKESLEGGD; encoded by the coding sequence ATGCTTACTCCGCTGCCCCTGCTCTCTGCGCCACCCGTAGCGCCTACGTTGCCTTTTCTGGTGACTGAACAGGTAATCTGGCCTTACCAAACGCGCTTCCAGCAGGCGGCGCACGCCATTGCGGTAAGCCTGTTTGATGCGCTCGACGATGACTTGCAGCCCTCTGTGCTGCTGTTGGGCATTCCGGTTGAAGCGCATGACCACGCCGAGCCACCGGCCGTGTGCCTCGAACCAGCCGACTGCGGCCTCGATTTTTCGCATTTCGGCAACGTGCTGGCCCGCGGCAAGGAATTGCAGCGTTTGCAGTTGTGGACGCCCACTTGGGACCGCGACCAGATTCCGGAGGAGGTACTGCACCGTCGCTTGCACAGCTTAGGGCTGCGCCTGGCCGTGCAGGAGGTTCTGGATACGCTGGATGCCCCGAAAGGCAAGATTCTTTCTTTTGCAGGCTGGCCCATTCAGGTTGGTTCATATTACGTCGTGACGGTGCTTCGCCTCTATCGGAAGGTTCTGAAGGCCCATAATTCTCTTCAGCCCAACCGCTACTACACCAATGGCAAGCCCTTGGCCTCGTCGCTGTTGGTGGCAGCGGCAGCACGCTTTCACGAGGAGTGCATGAAATCCCTGACGGAGCCCGAACCGGGTTCGGGCCTGATGCTGCGCCCCCGCGAAACCGACGAACTCATCCGGGCGGCGGGCAAGCTGTTTATGGATACGCCGGCGCAGGCCCTGGGCATGGACCCGGCCACGGCCAAGCTGTTTGCGACCTGCAACACCATCTCGTCGTTGCGCTACGAGGGCGCCGAGGGCGTCGGCAAGCTGATACTGGCCCGGCGCCGCCACCCCAATCTGGAGGAAGTTTTTGCCCTCACCTGCCCTACCCCGCTTACCGATTACCGCGCCGTGCGCAAGCTGCTGGAAATGACCACGGCCGACGTGAGCTTGCTCGCTGATGGCGAAAACGTGTATGCGCTCGGCCGCCAGATCGGCTCTTACGACCCGGCGCGGGAAGACTTGTTCGTGGTTAATTTCATCAACCACTACGCCTGGGAGTTTCAGCACGATAGCAAGGTATTGATGCGCGCTGTGTACGGGCTACCTAGTTTGTCGCGCGCGCGCCTCAACCGGACCAAATTCCGCAAGGACCTGCGCACTACCTTCAACCTCACCGACCCGGCCAAAGTAGAGCGGCTCTGGGACGTGATGGTGGAAGCCAGCCGCCAGCCCCACGGCACCTTGGTGGTGGTGACTACGGAAGCCCTCGCCGAAGCCGACCGGCTCAAACTGCAATGCACACTGATTGAGCCCGTTCCACTTACGCCGCTCATCACGCGGCTGGTCACGTCCATCGACGGGGCCGTGCTCGTCGATCCCGAATCGTACTGCTATTCCATTGGCGTCATTCTCGATGGCAAGGCTTCGGGCCGGGGCACCAGCACCCGCGGCGCCCGCTACAACTCGGCCATTCGCTACGTCGAGAGCAGCCCGTATCCGTGCATG
- a CDS encoding energy transducer TonB, protein MRSTARRLALFLALSAAGLTTAQAQQKLKYPKPQADEIFDAVEKPAVPLGGVEAYAQYLAEHQQYPTAALQKGVQGTVPVTFVVEKTGVISNVTVDKPLAPELDAEAIRLIKGGPKWKPAQHRNANVRQRVTVPVTFAIPAGAADAASAPATAGGTPDQPQTVKPDQPARPVGGTDAFFEWIQKNQRYPALARQRKVEGRVMMEFIVQKDGTLTDIKPTKRLGSGCDEEAIRLLKAAPKWQPAHYQGQPMRQKMVLPVVFQL, encoded by the coding sequence ATGCGTTCTACTGCCCGCCGACTGGCCTTGTTCCTCGCCCTTAGCGCCGCCGGCCTGACTACCGCTCAGGCCCAACAAAAATTGAAATACCCCAAGCCCCAGGCCGATGAGATTTTTGATGCCGTAGAGAAGCCCGCCGTGCCCTTGGGCGGCGTCGAGGCCTATGCCCAGTATCTGGCTGAGCATCAGCAATATCCGACTGCTGCTTTGCAAAAAGGCGTACAGGGCACGGTGCCCGTCACGTTTGTGGTGGAGAAAACCGGCGTGATCTCCAACGTTACCGTCGACAAGCCGTTGGCCCCGGAGCTGGACGCCGAAGCCATTCGCCTGATTAAAGGTGGCCCGAAATGGAAGCCCGCTCAGCACCGCAACGCCAACGTGCGCCAACGCGTGACGGTGCCCGTCACCTTCGCCATTCCGGCGGGCGCGGCCGACGCCGCCAGTGCCCCGGCAACTGCCGGTGGCACCCCCGACCAACCCCAGACCGTAAAGCCCGACCAGCCTGCCCGGCCCGTGGGCGGCACCGACGCTTTTTTTGAGTGGATTCAGAAAAACCAGCGCTACCCAGCCTTGGCCCGCCAACGCAAGGTAGAAGGCCGCGTGATGATGGAGTTCATCGTGCAGAAAGACGGCACGCTCACCGACATAAAACCTACCAAGCGCCTGGGTTCGGGCTGCGACGAAGAAGCCATTCGCTTGCTCAAAGCAGCACCCAAATGGCAACCTGCTCATTATCAGGGACAACCAATGCGGCAGAAGATGGTTCTACCAGTGGTTTTTCAGCTGTAA
- a CDS encoding MutS-related protein, with protein MPNATAFRPLSIAPAEIFAENLAAHSTQEKQYAARHQAVAWLRIVVFGVTIAGGYGLFSRGHYELGFGLLFLAYLAFLLLVRWHSKVGYLREHYRLLAQLNRDELARLEGKLTQFDAGTRYLTVEHPYAADLDVFGSHSLYQLLNRATSRLGHDWLAGWLLAATPPAGIVERQAAVAELAPDLAWQQEWQTRARHFPKQDADPRYFTAWLQQPDFFSGKGWLKICLLVLPPLIAVSLGLWLLGFSAWPVLVPILLINALNYTFRQSIQEYSQHSAAMRDALRAYHDQLALFEARTWQSSLLLRLHRTLHAAAGSSASVLIGQLSRIAGQFSLQHSPLVGVVANNLILWDLHCMWRLERWKSRLQGRLDVMLEVGAEVEALVSLAGFQFANPAYVVPEISTAALEVTAEALAHPLIFASERISNDFSTIGLGRTAVVTGSNMSGKSTFLRTVGLNMVLAQAGAVVSAHRMRVSPAQVYTAMRTQDNLAESTSSFYAELKRLRLLLELTATGQPVFYMLDEILKGTNSRDRHRGARALIRQLHQRPASGLISTHDLELAAMETELPGFVTNFSFNSTIEGDEILFDYRLTPGVCRSFNASKLMQLMGIVIEEN; from the coding sequence GTGCCCAACGCTACCGCTTTTCGTCCGCTCAGCATCGCCCCCGCTGAAATCTTTGCTGAAAATCTGGCTGCCCATTCGACCCAGGAAAAGCAGTACGCCGCTCGGCATCAGGCTGTGGCCTGGCTACGCATCGTGGTGTTTGGCGTCACGATTGCCGGCGGGTACGGGCTCTTCAGCCGCGGGCATTACGAGCTGGGCTTTGGCTTGCTTTTCTTGGCGTACCTAGCTTTTCTGCTGCTGGTGCGCTGGCACAGCAAAGTAGGCTACCTGCGCGAGCATTACCGCCTCCTGGCCCAGCTCAACCGCGACGAGCTGGCCCGCCTGGAAGGTAAGCTCACCCAATTCGACGCCGGCACTCGCTACCTCACCGTCGAGCACCCATACGCTGCCGACCTCGACGTGTTTGGGTCGCATTCGCTGTACCAGTTGCTCAACCGCGCTACCTCGCGCCTGGGCCACGATTGGCTGGCGGGCTGGCTGCTGGCTGCTACACCGCCCGCGGGTATCGTGGAGCGGCAGGCTGCTGTCGCTGAGCTGGCCCCCGACTTGGCGTGGCAACAAGAATGGCAGACCCGCGCCCGTCACTTTCCCAAGCAAGATGCCGACCCGCGCTACTTCACGGCTTGGCTCCAGCAACCCGATTTTTTCAGTGGCAAAGGCTGGCTGAAAATCTGTTTGCTCGTGCTGCCGCCTTTGATTGCGGTGAGCCTGGGGCTGTGGTTGCTGGGTTTTTCAGCGTGGCCGGTATTGGTGCCGATTCTGCTGATCAACGCCCTCAACTACACGTTTCGGCAAAGCATTCAGGAATACTCCCAGCACAGCGCGGCCATGCGCGATGCCCTGCGCGCCTACCACGACCAATTGGCGCTGTTCGAAGCCCGCACGTGGCAATCGTCATTGCTGCTGCGCCTGCATCGCACGCTGCACGCTGCCGCTGGCTCGTCGGCTTCGGTGCTGATCGGGCAATTGTCGCGCATTGCGGGGCAGTTTTCCTTGCAACACAGTCCGTTGGTGGGAGTTGTAGCTAACAATCTGATATTGTGGGACTTACATTGTATGTGGCGATTGGAGCGCTGGAAAAGCCGTTTGCAGGGCCGCCTCGACGTGATGCTGGAAGTAGGGGCCGAGGTAGAAGCCTTGGTTAGTCTGGCTGGCTTTCAGTTTGCCAACCCCGCGTACGTCGTACCCGAAATCAGCACGGCGGCTCTGGAAGTGACGGCCGAAGCGCTGGCTCACCCGTTGATCTTTGCTTCCGAGCGCATCAGCAACGATTTCAGTACGATAGGGTTGGGGCGCACGGCCGTAGTGACGGGCTCCAACATGTCGGGCAAAAGCACTTTCCTGCGCACCGTCGGGCTGAATATGGTATTGGCGCAAGCGGGCGCCGTGGTCAGTGCCCATCGGATGCGGGTGAGCCCGGCGCAGGTGTACACGGCCATGCGCACCCAGGATAATCTGGCCGAAAGCACATCGTCGTTTTATGCCGAGCTCAAGCGCCTGCGCCTCTTGCTCGAACTCACGGCTACGGGTCAACCGGTGTTTTACATGCTCGACGAAATCCTGAAAGGCACCAACTCCCGCGACCGCCACCGTGGTGCCCGCGCCCTCATCCGCCAGCTGCACCAGCGCCCCGCCAGTGGCCTCATCAGCACCCACGACCTGGAGCTGGCCGCCATGGAAACCGAACTGCCCGGTTTCGTGACCAACTTTAGCTTCAACAGCACCATCGAAGGCGACGAAATTCTCTTCGATTATCGCCTTACGCCCGGCGTGTGCCGCAGCTTCAATGCCAGCAAGCTGATGCAGCTCATGGGGATTGTAATTGAGGAAAACTAA
- a CDS encoding bestrophin family protein, with amino-acid sequence MYVRNNLRWRVVWKYAWRNVLIFTAYSLLICLVYGPVGFRSLSIPWQPVATLGIAVSFYVGFKNNGSYDRFWEGRQLWGGIVNYSRTWAVQSLEFITSRVDAPDVEAPAASASELSDRHRRLLYRHIAWINALRLNLRRQPDQWDAAVAPFLDPDESEKMRARQNPPAHLLRQQAAELRKLREERGLLNDFQHVNMMQTIEQLFNLQGGCERIKNTPFPRQYAFFSFVFVWLFAGLLPLGLIGEFEKMGPDHIWLTVPFSVLVSWVFNTIEIVGHTSENPFENEMNDIPMTALCRSIEIDLREMLGETLLPSKLEPVDDILY; translated from the coding sequence ATGTATGTTCGGAATAATCTTCGCTGGCGGGTCGTCTGGAAATATGCTTGGCGCAACGTCCTGATTTTCACTGCCTATTCTTTGCTGATTTGCCTTGTGTACGGGCCCGTCGGTTTCAGGTCACTCTCGATTCCGTGGCAGCCGGTGGCCACGCTCGGCATCGCGGTTTCGTTTTATGTGGGGTTTAAAAACAACGGTTCTTACGACCGTTTCTGGGAAGGCCGCCAGCTGTGGGGCGGCATCGTCAACTACAGCCGCACGTGGGCGGTGCAGTCGCTGGAATTCATCACTTCCCGCGTGGATGCCCCCGACGTGGAAGCGCCCGCCGCTTCGGCTTCGGAACTGAGCGACCGCCACCGCCGCCTGCTTTACCGCCACATTGCCTGGATAAATGCGCTGCGCCTAAACCTGCGCCGCCAACCCGACCAATGGGATGCTGCCGTTGCGCCGTTTCTGGACCCGGACGAGTCGGAAAAGATGCGCGCCCGGCAAAATCCGCCCGCGCATCTGCTGCGCCAGCAAGCCGCCGAGCTGCGCAAGCTGCGCGAGGAGCGCGGCCTGCTCAACGATTTTCAGCACGTAAACATGATGCAGACCATCGAGCAGCTTTTCAACCTGCAAGGCGGCTGCGAACGCATCAAAAACACGCCGTTTCCGCGGCAATACGCGTTTTTTAGCTTCGTTTTTGTGTGGTTATTTGCCGGGCTGCTGCCGCTGGGCCTTATCGGCGAATTTGAAAAAATGGGCCCCGATCACATCTGGCTGACGGTGCCGTTTTCGGTGTTGGTATCGTGGGTGTTCAACACCATCGAGATTGTGGGCCACACCAGCGAAAACCCGTTTGAAAACGAGATGAACGACATCCCCATGACGGCGCTGTGCCGCAGCATCGAAATTGACCTGCGCGAGATGTTGGGCGAAACGCTACTGCCATCCAAGCTGGAGCCGGTAGACGATATCCTGTATTGA